The Chryseobacterium aureum genome contains a region encoding:
- a CDS encoding bacteriocin-like protein: MKNLKKIKRGELKTIKGGRPPLGCNSWNPVAMCCRSWGPDYCGQTTCPDSPPPLC; this comes from the coding sequence ATGAAAAATCTGAAAAAAATCAAAAGAGGAGAATTAAAAACCATCAAAGGGGGAAGACCACCTCTGGGATGTAATAGCTGGAACCCAGTTGCTATGTGCTGCAGATCATGGGGACCAGACTACTGTGGCCAGACTACATGTCCGGATTCCCCTCCACCTTTATGCTAA
- a CDS encoding lysophospholipid acyltransferase family protein, with product MSLISKNDLIKASGLNKIGFLKNPVASAVMSIAKINEVNKLYDKLKDKEGKDFFDSFVRERNLSYVAFEEDLAKIPKTGPFILVSNHPLGAIDGILMCKILSEVRPDFKVMGNFLLEKIKPMEPYVIAVNPFENRKEAYSSSSGMRETLKHLQNGGCVGIFPAGEVSNKNNPYGEILDKEWEKTALKLIRMAKVPVVPMYFHAKNSRLFYQVAKLHPNLQTLMLPAEMMNDREKPIRIRIGRPITVKAMDDMETIEELGEFLKRKVYMMKSYYEKRKSLAQSINLQNLSVKFPLLKEENIVQNIIDETPIEDIIKDVDKLRGTDKMLFSNGNYEIYFTTYEEIPSIMREIGRQRELTFRAVGEGSNLPFDLDEYDKHYHHLFLWDNAEKKLAGAYRMALGREVMKKYGIKGFYTSSLFEFEQDIHPFFKKVIEMGRAYICQEYQQKPLPLFLLWRGIVHVCLRNPDHKFLMGGVSISNKFSEFSKSLMIEFMRSNYFDSAVAQYITPRNEYKVKLRDRDKNIFFEEMESDLNKLDKIIDDLEPELRLPVLIKKYIKQNAKVIAFNVDPNFNDAIDGLMYIRISDLPENTIKPVLEEMSEQIRKEQENNPADNQ from the coding sequence ATGAGTTTAATTTCGAAAAACGATCTGATCAAAGCTTCCGGCTTAAATAAAATTGGGTTTCTTAAGAACCCGGTAGCATCTGCTGTGATGAGCATTGCTAAAATAAATGAAGTAAATAAATTATACGACAAGCTAAAAGACAAGGAAGGCAAAGACTTTTTCGACTCATTTGTGAGAGAAAGAAACCTAAGCTATGTAGCTTTTGAAGAGGATCTGGCAAAGATTCCGAAAACGGGACCGTTTATTCTGGTTTCCAATCACCCGCTGGGTGCTATTGATGGTATTCTGATGTGCAAGATCTTATCAGAGGTTCGTCCGGATTTTAAGGTGATGGGGAATTTCCTTTTGGAAAAAATCAAGCCTATGGAACCGTACGTAATCGCTGTAAATCCTTTTGAAAACAGAAAAGAAGCTTACAGCAGCTCTTCAGGAATGCGCGAAACGCTCAAGCATTTGCAAAACGGAGGCTGTGTAGGTATTTTTCCGGCAGGAGAAGTTTCTAACAAAAACAACCCTTACGGAGAAATTTTAGATAAGGAATGGGAAAAAACGGCACTTAAGCTGATCAGAATGGCTAAAGTGCCGGTAGTTCCTATGTATTTCCATGCCAAGAACAGCCGACTTTTTTATCAGGTGGCTAAGCTTCATCCAAATTTGCAGACGCTGATGCTTCCTGCTGAAATGATGAATGACAGGGAAAAACCTATCAGAATCAGAATCGGGCGTCCTATCACCGTAAAGGCCATGGATGACATGGAAACTATTGAGGAATTGGGAGAATTTCTGAAACGTAAGGTATACATGATGAAATCTTACTATGAAAAGAGGAAATCCCTTGCTCAAAGCATCAATCTTCAGAATTTATCTGTAAAATTTCCTTTGCTGAAGGAAGAAAATATTGTTCAGAATATCATTGACGAGACCCCTATAGAAGACATTATAAAGGATGTTGATAAACTGAGAGGGACGGATAAAATGCTGTTCAGCAACGGAAATTATGAGATATACTTTACAACTTACGAGGAAATCCCTTCTATTATGAGGGAAATCGGACGTCAGAGAGAGCTTACTTTCCGGGCGGTAGGTGAAGGAAGTAATCTTCCTTTTGACCTTGATGAGTATGATAAGCATTACCATCACCTGTTCCTATGGGACAATGCTGAGAAAAAACTGGCTGGTGCCTACAGAATGGCGCTGGGCAGAGAGGTCATGAAGAAATACGGCATCAAAGGATTCTATACCAGCTCTTTATTTGAATTTGAGCAGGACATTCATCCTTTCTTTAAAAAAGTGATCGAAATGGGCCGTGCCTATATCTGCCAGGAATATCAGCAGAAGCCACTTCCACTCTTCCTTTTATGGAGAGGAATTGTGCATGTATGCCTGAGAAACCCTGATCATAAATTCCTGATGGGAGGGGTGAGTATTTCGAATAAATTTTCAGAATTCTCAAAATCGCTGATGATTGAGTTTATGCGTTCCAATTATTTTGATTCCGCCGTAGCGCAATATATCACTCCGAGAAATGAATACAAAGTTAAGCTTCGTGACAGGGATAAAAACATTTTCTTTGAGGAAATGGAGTCTGATCTTAACAAACTGGATAAGATTATTGATGACCTAGAACCTGAATTAAGACTTCCTGTTCTGATCAAAAAATACATCAAACAAAACGCAAAAGTAATTGCGTTCAACGTAGATCCCAACTTCAATGATGCGATAGACGGATTGATGTATATCCGAATCAGCGATCTTCCAGAAAACACGATCAAACCGGTATTGGAAGAGATGAGCGAACAGATCAGAAAGGAGCAGGAAAATAATCCGGCTGATAATCAGTAG
- a CDS encoding aspartate kinase, giving the protein MKIFKFGGASVKDADSVKNVSMVLKSQGFAKCLLVISAMGKTTNELEKVVELYFKKDNYQTEIEKIKRKHIEIAEGLFPENHAVFAEINLFFDDIDSFLRRNKSPNYNFVYDQVVSCGEMISTKIVSEYLNEIQFTNQWLDARDYVKTDNSYREGMVDWARTEEFISRLNPEICYVTQGFIGSDDNNFTVTLGREGSDYSAAIFAYCLDAEAMTIWKDVPGVMTGDPRKFSDVTLLSNISYEEAIEMAYYGASVIHPKTLQPLQQKNIPFYVKSFVDPTKEGTKVGASDKNQQEESYILKENQELLKISTRDFSFIAEDHMSLIFGYLSKYKIKVSLMQNSAISLALCLEDKFNHIDELNEELQKIFKTEAIKNVSLFTVRNAKMDHIDKFYHEKNVLLEQISKNTLQMVTQ; this is encoded by the coding sequence ATGAAAATTTTCAAGTTTGGTGGAGCATCAGTAAAAGATGCCGACAGTGTGAAAAACGTGTCTATGGTTCTAAAAAGCCAGGGATTTGCCAAATGCTTGCTGGTGATTTCAGCAATGGGCAAGACGACCAATGAGTTGGAAAAAGTTGTAGAACTTTATTTCAAAAAGGATAACTATCAAACTGAGATTGAGAAGATAAAACGAAAACACATTGAGATTGCGGAAGGACTTTTCCCTGAAAATCATGCGGTTTTCGCTGAAATCAATCTCTTTTTTGATGATATTGATTCTTTTTTAAGAAGAAATAAGTCTCCCAACTACAACTTTGTATATGATCAGGTGGTAAGCTGCGGAGAAATGATTTCTACAAAAATCGTGAGCGAGTATCTGAATGAAATTCAATTTACGAATCAATGGCTGGATGCCAGAGATTATGTTAAAACAGACAACTCATACAGAGAAGGTATGGTAGATTGGGCAAGAACGGAAGAGTTTATCTCCCGCCTTAATCCTGAGATCTGCTATGTAACCCAGGGATTCATAGGTTCTGACGACAATAATTTTACGGTGACGTTAGGAAGAGAGGGTTCTGACTACTCTGCCGCTATTTTTGCTTACTGCTTAGACGCTGAAGCCATGACGATCTGGAAAGATGTACCCGGCGTAATGACCGGAGATCCGAGAAAGTTCAGTGATGTAACACTTCTTTCCAATATCTCCTATGAAGAGGCAATTGAAATGGCATATTACGGAGCAAGCGTTATTCACCCGAAAACCTTACAGCCGTTACAGCAAAAAAATATTCCTTTTTATGTAAAATCTTTCGTAGATCCTACCAAAGAAGGAACAAAAGTAGGTGCTTCTGACAAAAACCAACAGGAGGAATCTTATATTTTAAAAGAAAATCAGGAGCTTCTGAAAATTTCAACAAGAGACTTCTCTTTCATTGCAGAAGACCATATGAGCTTAATTTTCGGATATTTATCCAAATATAAGATCAAAGTTTCCCTGATGCAGAACTCCGCAATCTCCCTGGCACTGTGCCTTGAAGATAAGTTTAATCATATTGATGAGCTCAACGAAGAGCTTCAAAAAATTTTTAAAACCGAAGCGATTAAAAATGTATCTTTATTCACAGTAAGAAATGCGAAGATGGATCATATTGATAAATTTTACCATGAAAAAAATGTATTGTTGGAACAAATTTCCAAGAATACGCTTCAAATGGTAACACAATAA
- the fbp gene encoding class 1 fructose-bisphosphatase, producing MSNQPLQTLGEFLIDKQDDFQYSTGEFSRLLSAIRLASKVVNREVNKAGIVDITGAAGNQNIQGEEQQKLDVIANEIFITALSQREVVCGIASEENDDFIDIKCGENGHLSKYVVLIDPLDGSSNIDVNVSVGTIFSIYRRVTEPGTPVQLEDFLQKGINQIAAGYVIYGSSTMIVYTTGNGVNGFTLDPSLGTYYLSHPNMTFPKTGKIYSINEGNYIKFPQGVKNYLKYCQMEEGDRPYTSRYIGSLVADFHRNMLKGGIYIYPSYSQAPNGKLRLLYECNPMAFLAEQAGGKATDGFRRILEIEPTELHQRIPFFCGSIDMVEKAEEFMRIDSVK from the coding sequence ATGTCAAATCAACCATTACAGACTTTAGGAGAATTTCTTATAGATAAACAGGACGATTTTCAGTATTCTACAGGTGAATTCTCTCGTCTTCTAAGTGCAATAAGATTGGCTTCGAAAGTGGTAAACAGAGAAGTAAACAAAGCCGGAATTGTAGATATAACAGGAGCTGCCGGAAACCAGAATATTCAGGGGGAAGAGCAGCAGAAACTGGATGTAATTGCTAACGAAATTTTTATTACGGCTTTGTCTCAGAGAGAGGTTGTTTGTGGTATTGCTTCTGAGGAAAATGATGATTTTATTGATATTAAATGTGGTGAAAACGGACATTTGAGCAAATATGTAGTACTGATTGATCCTCTGGATGGTTCTTCCAATATTGATGTCAATGTTTCTGTAGGAACTATTTTCTCCATCTACAGAAGAGTTACAGAACCGGGAACTCCGGTACAGCTGGAAGACTTTTTACAGAAAGGAATCAATCAGATAGCAGCGGGATATGTAATTTACGGTTCCTCTACGATGATTGTTTATACTACCGGAAACGGAGTAAACGGATTTACACTGGATCCTTCATTAGGAACATATTATCTTTCCCACCCGAATATGACTTTCCCCAAAACAGGTAAAATCTATTCTATCAACGAAGGAAACTATATCAAATTTCCTCAGGGAGTTAAAAATTACCTGAAATACTGCCAGATGGAAGAAGGCGACCGTCCTTATACCTCAAGATATATCGGATCTTTGGTAGCGGATTTCCACAGGAACATGCTGAAAGGAGGAATTTACATCTATCCTTCTTATTCACAGGCTCCAAATGGTAAATTAAGGCTTTTGTATGAGTGTAACCCGATGGCATTCCTTGCTGAGCAGGCAGGAGGAAAAGCAACAGACGGTTTCAGAAGGATTTTGGAAATAGAACCTACAGAACTTCATCAGAGAATTCCTTTCTTCTGTGGAAGTATTGATATGGTAGAAAAAGCAGAAGAATTTATGCGTATCGACAGCGTAAAATAA
- a CDS encoding antirestriction protein ArdA, producing the protein MTKLQNCLDTASIYVSTYAKYNNGSLYGKWLNLGDYSDFEELQQVMYELHSDESDPEFLLSDYEGCELFEKLGLISECHISKDIYDIAEQIDESEYNSEVFEAVLDNFMGIDFQSAYEYVNNFYYGEFTNDIEFVEYLYEDDIPFNLPSYVCIDWEATARNIMYDYFESNGHYFKS; encoded by the coding sequence ATGACAAAGTTACAAAATTGTCTTGATACGGCAAGTATCTACGTATCTACTTACGCAAAGTACAACAACGGGAGCCTATATGGCAAATGGCTAAACCTCGGAGATTATTCTGATTTTGAAGAATTACAACAGGTAATGTATGAACTTCATTCCGATGAATCCGACCCTGAATTTTTACTTTCCGATTATGAGGGTTGCGAACTGTTTGAGAAATTGGGATTGATTAGTGAGTGTCATATATCAAAAGATATCTACGACATTGCGGAGCAAATAGATGAATCAGAATACAATTCAGAAGTATTTGAGGCGGTTTTGGATAACTTTATGGGAATTGATTTTCAAAGTGCCTACGAGTACGTGAACAATTTCTATTATGGTGAGTTTACAAACGATATTGAGTTCGTGGAATATCTATATGAAGACGATATACCGTTCAATCTCCCTAGCTATGTGTGCATTGATTGGGAAGCCACCGCAAGAAACATCATGTATGATTATTTTGAGAGTAACGGACATTATTTCAAATCTTAG
- a CDS encoding DUF3472 domain-containing protein: MKIKLLTDTFLGIAALLIFQSCVENTMAAEDSIALQKNTAALREASTFSVPVAGNSFLTVKPSGANEVITSTHLGNWTNSNTVVSTYFRVGNSGSLSIGLKASVPSGTSVVKVTVNGTSKNITLTGSGYKDYTVGDFTISSPGYVKVDLQGVSKTGGYFADVTDVTFSGAAATGTNVFSNDPSYYYWARRGPSCHLNYVLPTTSNVSYYYNEVTVPVGEDKIGSYFMANGFSAGYFGMQVNSATERRILFSVWSPFETDDPNNIPPDHKIVLNRAGTGVTIGEFGNEGSGGQSYYKYNWSAGQTYKFLLKGEPDGTGKTDFTAWFLSPDATTWKLIASWKRPQTSTYLKSFYSFVENFNPENGYQGRKAEFKNQWIKTSDGSWLPVSGAKFSVDNTYNAKQRIDAMGGTSGSAFFLQNGGFFNTTVAPGSPFSVTAPTQAPDINFSTLP; encoded by the coding sequence ATGAAAATTAAATTATTGACTGATACTTTTCTGGGTATCGCTGCTCTGCTTATTTTTCAATCGTGTGTGGAAAATACGATGGCAGCTGAGGACAGTATTGCATTACAAAAAAATACCGCAGCATTAAGGGAAGCCTCAACTTTTAGTGTTCCGGTTGCCGGAAATTCTTTTCTAACGGTAAAACCTTCGGGAGCCAATGAAGTCATCACCTCCACTCATTTGGGTAACTGGACAAACTCCAATACTGTGGTCAGCACTTATTTCAGGGTAGGCAATTCCGGATCATTGAGTATTGGATTAAAAGCTTCTGTCCCTTCGGGTACAAGTGTTGTAAAAGTAACGGTAAACGGCACTTCTAAAAATATTACTTTAACGGGATCAGGTTATAAAGATTATACAGTTGGGGATTTTACGATTTCCTCTCCGGGCTATGTAAAGGTTGACCTTCAGGGGGTATCAAAAACAGGTGGGTATTTCGCTGATGTTACGGATGTGACCTTCAGTGGAGCTGCCGCTACAGGAACCAATGTTTTCAGCAATGATCCTTCTTACTATTACTGGGCACGCAGAGGACCTTCCTGCCATCTTAATTACGTACTACCAACAACCAGCAATGTAAGCTATTATTATAACGAAGTAACAGTTCCTGTGGGAGAGGATAAAATAGGCTCTTACTTTATGGCTAATGGCTTTAGTGCAGGCTATTTTGGAATGCAGGTGAACTCTGCCACGGAAAGAAGGATTTTGTTCTCCGTATGGAGCCCGTTTGAAACCGATGACCCCAATAATATTCCCCCTGACCATAAGATTGTTCTGAACAGAGCCGGCACAGGAGTTACCATCGGAGAATTTGGCAACGAGGGCTCTGGCGGACAAAGTTATTATAAATACAACTGGAGCGCAGGACAGACTTATAAATTCTTATTAAAAGGGGAACCGGACGGTACCGGAAAAACAGATTTTACAGCCTGGTTTTTATCTCCGGATGCTACAACATGGAAACTGATAGCCAGCTGGAAAAGACCTCAAACCAGCACTTACCTTAAAAGCTTCTACAGCTTCGTTGAAAATTTCAATCCCGAAAATGGATATCAGGGCAGAAAAGCAGAGTTCAAAAATCAATGGATAAAGACTTCCGATGGCAGCTGGCTGCCAGTTTCAGGGGCAAAATTTAGTGTAGATAATACGTACAATGCAAAACAAAGAATAGATGCAATGGGAGGAACAAGTGGCAGCGCTTTTTTCCTTCAGAATGGCGGATTCTTTAATACAACTGTTGCTCCCGGCTCACCGTTTTCAGTAACTGCACCTACGCAGGCTCCGGACATAAATTTTTCTACTCTTCCCTAG
- the menC gene encoding o-succinylbenzoate synthase yields the protein MEANYLQYLLQFKRPSGTSRGVLLDKETFILTISENGKKGVGECAIFRGLSFDDRPDYENKLKWLCENINQDKAVLQEELKEFPSIWFGYEQAVQNLKYGDGLYFPSDFTEGKSAITINGLIWMGDAGYMEEQIQEKLEKGFHCIKLKIGVDWKSEHIILQKLREKFSKDQLELRVDANGGFSKDEAVTVLQQLADLNIHSIEQPIKAGNWNDMAELCAQTPTPIALDEELIGIIDPEKKKQLLETVQPQYIILKPALVGGFSGSDEWISLAENQNIGWWITSALESNIGLNAIAQYTFTKKNPMPQGLGTGALFVNNFESDLELRNELLWFKK from the coding sequence ATGGAAGCAAATTATTTACAATATTTATTACAATTCAAACGCCCGAGTGGAACATCTCGCGGCGTTTTGCTTGATAAGGAGACCTTCATCCTTACTATTTCCGAAAACGGAAAAAAAGGAGTAGGGGAATGTGCCATTTTCAGAGGACTGAGTTTTGATGACCGGCCTGATTATGAAAATAAGTTAAAATGGCTTTGCGAAAATATCAATCAGGACAAAGCTGTTTTGCAGGAAGAACTGAAAGAATTTCCGTCCATCTGGTTTGGATATGAGCAGGCTGTTCAGAATCTGAAATACGGTGACGGTCTTTATTTTCCAAGTGACTTTACCGAAGGGAAATCTGCCATTACCATCAACGGTCTGATATGGATGGGTGATGCAGGATACATGGAAGAACAGATTCAGGAGAAGCTGGAAAAAGGATTTCACTGCATCAAATTAAAAATCGGGGTCGATTGGAAATCTGAACATATCATTCTTCAAAAATTAAGAGAAAAATTTTCCAAAGATCAGCTGGAGCTTCGTGTAGATGCGAATGGAGGGTTTAGTAAAGATGAAGCGGTTACTGTTTTGCAGCAATTAGCAGATCTTAATATTCATTCTATTGAACAGCCCATTAAAGCCGGAAATTGGAATGATATGGCAGAATTATGTGCCCAAACACCCACTCCGATTGCTTTGGATGAAGAACTGATCGGAATTATTGATCCTGAAAAAAAGAAACAGCTTTTAGAAACAGTGCAACCTCAGTATATTATCCTGAAACCTGCTTTGGTAGGAGGCTTTTCCGGTTCGGATGAATGGATTTCACTGGCTGAGAATCAGAATATAGGTTGGTGGATTACGTCTGCGCTGGAAAGCAATATTGGTTTAAATGCCATTGCTCAGTATACATTTACCAAAAAAAATCCAATGCCTCAAGGTTTGGGCACTGGAGCTTTATTTGTCAATAATTTTGAATCCGATTTAGAACTCAGAAATGAGCTGCTATGGTTCAAAAAATAA